The following are encoded together in the Vigna unguiculata cultivar IT97K-499-35 chromosome 2, ASM411807v1, whole genome shotgun sequence genome:
- the LOC114173913 gene encoding probable WRKY transcription factor 15 isoform X2, with translation MPVELMMGYRNDTFAEEDAVREAASGLESVEKLIRLLSHAQLQQLQQQSHATNSKSSMEIESDYGAVADVAVSKFKKVISLLGRTRTGHARFRRAPVPPPPPPPPPPSEPRFYRATPLQQIPPPTEHPFIPKNGPIETKDSSKTINFSYSNSFVSSLTGDTDTKQPSSSSPAAATPFQITNLSQVSSAGKPPISTSSLKRKCSSDNLGSAKCGSSSSRCHCSKKRKMRLKRVVRVPAISLKMADIPPDDYSWRKYGQKPIKGSPHPRGYYKCSSVRGCPARKHVERALDDPSMLVVTYEGEHNHTLSAVEATTNLILESS, from the exons ATGCCTGTGGAGCTGATGATGGGTTATAGGAACGACACTTTCGCGGAAGAGGATGCGGTTCGTGAAGCCGCGTCAGGGCTAGAGAGCGTGGAGAAGCTCATCAGGTTGCTGTCACACGCTCAGCTCCAACAACTTCAACAACAATCGCACGCGACCAATTCAAAGTCTTCCATGGAAATTGAATCCGATTACGGAGCTGTCGCTGACGTGGCGGTTTCCAAGTTCAAGAAGGTCATTTCGCTTCTCGGCCGAACAAGAACCGGTCACGCGCGTTTCAGAAGAGCCCCTGtgcctcctcctcctcctcctcctccacctcctTCCGAACCCAGATTCTACCGTGCAACGCCGCTGCAGCAGATCCCGCCCCCCACCGAACACCCTTTCATCCCCAAAAATGGACCGATTGAGACAAAGGACTCTTCCAAGACCATCAACTTCTCTTATTCTAATTCCTTCGTCTCCTCCCTCACCGGCGACACCGACACTAAACAGCCCTCTTCCTCGTCGCCTGCGGCCGCTACGCCTTTTCAGATCACGAATCTCTCTCAGGTCTCCTCCGCGGGAAAGCCTCCTATTTCTACCTCTTCCTTGAAGAGGAAGTGCAGCTCTGATAATTTGGGTTCTGCCAAGTGCGGCAGTTCCTCTAGCCGATGCCATTGCTCAAAGAAGAG AAAAATGAGGTTGAAGAGGGTGGTGAGGGTACCCGCAATAAGTTTGAAGATGGCTGATATTCCGCCAGATGATTATTCTTGGAGGAAATACGGACAGAAACCCATTAAAGGATCTCCTCATCCAAG GGGCTATTACAAGTGCAGCAGTGTTAGAGGGTGTCCAGCGCGGAAGCATGTAGAGAGGGCTCTGGATGACCCTTCTATGTTGGTAGTGACCTATGAAGGTGAACACAATCACACACTCTCTGCAGTCGAAGCTACCACTAATCTTATCCTAGAATCTTCTTAG
- the LOC114173913 gene encoding probable WRKY transcription factor 15 isoform X1: MPVELMMGYRNDTFAEEDAVREAASGLESVEKLIRLLSHAQLQQLQQQSHATNSKSSMEIESDYGAVADVAVSKFKKVISLLGRTRTGHARFRRAPVPPPPPPPPPPSEPRFYRATPLQQIPPPTEHPFIPKNGPIETKDSSKTINFSYSNSFVSSLTGDTDTKQPSSSSPAAATPFQITNLSQVSSAGKPPISTSSLKRKCSSDNLGSAKCGSSSSRCHCSKKSRKMRLKRVVRVPAISLKMADIPPDDYSWRKYGQKPIKGSPHPRGYYKCSSVRGCPARKHVERALDDPSMLVVTYEGEHNHTLSAVEATTNLILESS, translated from the exons ATGCCTGTGGAGCTGATGATGGGTTATAGGAACGACACTTTCGCGGAAGAGGATGCGGTTCGTGAAGCCGCGTCAGGGCTAGAGAGCGTGGAGAAGCTCATCAGGTTGCTGTCACACGCTCAGCTCCAACAACTTCAACAACAATCGCACGCGACCAATTCAAAGTCTTCCATGGAAATTGAATCCGATTACGGAGCTGTCGCTGACGTGGCGGTTTCCAAGTTCAAGAAGGTCATTTCGCTTCTCGGCCGAACAAGAACCGGTCACGCGCGTTTCAGAAGAGCCCCTGtgcctcctcctcctcctcctcctccacctcctTCCGAACCCAGATTCTACCGTGCAACGCCGCTGCAGCAGATCCCGCCCCCCACCGAACACCCTTTCATCCCCAAAAATGGACCGATTGAGACAAAGGACTCTTCCAAGACCATCAACTTCTCTTATTCTAATTCCTTCGTCTCCTCCCTCACCGGCGACACCGACACTAAACAGCCCTCTTCCTCGTCGCCTGCGGCCGCTACGCCTTTTCAGATCACGAATCTCTCTCAGGTCTCCTCCGCGGGAAAGCCTCCTATTTCTACCTCTTCCTTGAAGAGGAAGTGCAGCTCTGATAATTTGGGTTCTGCCAAGTGCGGCAGTTCCTCTAGCCGATGCCATTGCTCAAAGAAGAG CAGAAAAATGAGGTTGAAGAGGGTGGTGAGGGTACCCGCAATAAGTTTGAAGATGGCTGATATTCCGCCAGATGATTATTCTTGGAGGAAATACGGACAGAAACCCATTAAAGGATCTCCTCATCCAAG GGGCTATTACAAGTGCAGCAGTGTTAGAGGGTGTCCAGCGCGGAAGCATGTAGAGAGGGCTCTGGATGACCCTTCTATGTTGGTAGTGACCTATGAAGGTGAACACAATCACACACTCTCTGCAGTCGAAGCTACCACTAATCTTATCCTAGAATCTTCTTAG